The Gemmata palustris genome includes a region encoding these proteins:
- a CDS encoding DEAD/DEAH box helicase, with translation MSLSTALSADVTPAIRERGREYFRSGAVTLDSVSATDVAATVEGSGDDYEVDLRLVDRTVYATCTCPYVADHEAACKHIWATVLAAESRAFARSARGSLRLVLDGYLDDFFDDDMPISTSLRFPPANRAPKPKPKPRETWTDLLAAVRREVQPVSPGAASNGRTADRQLVFVVDAPASEQARKLVLEINTQDRKINGEWGKPKPHTVSTSQRDTLPDPLDRQLLALLGGAERGDSYGYSYGYSYDYGYGVSRYRVGGPLLETVLPLLAQTDRVLFRRDPKPPVTLEPLAPDLDPPWVLTARVARASTGKQWALDGSLRRGTETMTLTQPALMVPGFIAWNGRFGRLDDAGAFPWVPTLRRAGAITVPAGKADDLVAQLLQMPTLPKLDLPEELRFTEEMVSPRPRLVVKPAKTHYGSAPVLHAELSFDYAGAIVPLQPTTRGVYKPDGRKFLLRDPGAERQAEAELTRLGVRYGWAAGAQTLEVKPSQLPKLVRELTTAGWIVEADGKLYRRAGDFKMELSTGRDWFDLSGAANFDGQSVTFPRLLEALQRGQTSVLLDDGSLGMVPEDWLKKYGLISQMGTVEGDAIRFSRTQVGVLDALLASRPEITFDKQFGRAREQLHKFQGIKPADPPKAFHGELREYQREGLGWLRFLREFGFGGCLADDMGLGKTVQVLALLAGKRSGPALVVVPRSLVFNWKQEAARFAPKLKVLDHTGTARDRTGANFKDFDLVLTTYGTLRNDAATFADVQFDTCILDESQAAKNAATETAKAVRVVRADHRLALSGTPVENHLGELWTLFDFLNPGMLGRAALTSGASSLRNPDAETREFLARALRPYILRRTKDQVAKDLPQKTEQTVYCDLEPAQRQLYDELRDHYRQSLLAHVDSVGLKRSQIQVLAALLRLRQAACHPGLIDKKRTAEGSAKLDVLLPQLQELAESGRKALVFSQFTSLLDIVRKRLTAEGIKFEYLDGRTRDRDKRVARFQTDPECRLFLVSLKAGGVGLNLTAAEYVFLLDPWWNPAVEAQAIDRSHRIGQTKPVFAYRLIARGTVEEKVLELQRSKRELADAILGGDGRLVTDLKREDLELLLS, from the coding sequence ATGTCACTGAGCACCGCACTGTCCGCAGACGTGACCCCGGCCATCCGCGAGCGCGGGCGCGAATACTTCCGCTCCGGCGCGGTGACCCTCGATTCCGTCAGCGCGACCGACGTCGCGGCCACCGTCGAAGGGTCCGGCGACGACTACGAGGTCGATCTGCGGCTCGTCGACCGCACCGTGTACGCGACCTGCACCTGCCCCTACGTCGCGGACCACGAGGCGGCGTGCAAGCACATCTGGGCCACCGTGCTCGCCGCCGAGTCCCGGGCGTTCGCACGCAGCGCACGCGGATCGCTCCGGCTCGTGCTCGACGGCTACCTGGACGACTTCTTTGACGACGACATGCCCATCAGCACCTCACTGCGGTTCCCACCCGCGAACCGCGCCCCCAAGCCGAAACCGAAACCGCGTGAGACCTGGACCGACCTGCTCGCCGCCGTGCGCCGAGAGGTCCAACCCGTGAGTCCCGGCGCCGCATCGAACGGGCGCACGGCCGATCGGCAGTTGGTGTTCGTCGTCGACGCCCCGGCCAGCGAGCAGGCCCGGAAGCTCGTGCTGGAGATCAACACACAAGATCGCAAAATCAACGGCGAGTGGGGCAAACCGAAACCGCACACCGTCTCCACCAGTCAGCGCGACACACTGCCCGATCCGCTCGACCGCCAGCTCCTCGCGCTGCTCGGTGGGGCCGAACGCGGCGACAGTTACGGGTACTCCTACGGCTACAGTTACGATTACGGGTACGGCGTCAGCCGGTACCGCGTGGGCGGTCCGCTCCTCGAAACCGTGCTCCCCCTGCTTGCGCAAACCGATCGCGTGCTCTTCCGGCGCGACCCGAAACCGCCCGTCACGCTCGAGCCACTCGCACCCGATCTCGATCCGCCCTGGGTACTGACGGCCCGTGTCGCACGCGCGAGCACCGGCAAGCAGTGGGCGCTCGACGGGAGCCTGCGCCGCGGCACGGAGACCATGACGCTCACGCAGCCGGCGCTGATGGTTCCCGGCTTCATCGCGTGGAACGGGCGCTTCGGCCGACTCGACGACGCCGGCGCGTTCCCCTGGGTGCCGACACTGCGCCGGGCCGGGGCCATCACGGTACCTGCGGGGAAAGCGGACGATCTAGTCGCGCAGTTACTCCAGATGCCGACGCTCCCCAAACTGGACTTACCGGAGGAACTGCGCTTCACGGAAGAGATGGTTTCGCCGCGGCCGCGCCTCGTCGTGAAGCCCGCGAAGACCCACTACGGTAGCGCGCCCGTCTTGCACGCCGAACTGTCGTTCGATTACGCGGGGGCCATCGTGCCCCTTCAGCCGACCACGCGCGGCGTCTACAAGCCCGACGGTCGCAAGTTCCTCCTGCGCGACCCGGGTGCCGAGCGCCAGGCCGAAGCGGAACTCACGCGCCTCGGGGTGCGCTACGGCTGGGCCGCCGGCGCACAGACGCTCGAGGTCAAGCCGAGTCAGCTACCGAAGCTCGTGCGCGAACTGACGACCGCGGGGTGGATCGTCGAGGCCGACGGCAAACTCTACCGCAGGGCCGGCGACTTCAAGATGGAGCTCAGCACCGGGCGCGACTGGTTCGACCTGAGCGGCGCGGCCAACTTCGACGGGCAATCAGTGACGTTCCCGCGACTGCTCGAAGCGCTCCAGCGCGGCCAGACCAGCGTACTCCTGGATGACGGCAGCCTGGGCATGGTGCCCGAGGACTGGCTCAAGAAGTACGGGCTCATCTCGCAAATGGGCACCGTTGAAGGCGACGCGATCCGGTTCTCGCGCACGCAAGTGGGCGTGCTCGACGCGCTGCTGGCGTCGCGCCCGGAGATCACCTTCGACAAGCAGTTCGGGCGCGCGCGGGAACAGCTCCACAAGTTCCAGGGCATCAAGCCCGCCGATCCGCCGAAGGCGTTCCACGGCGAGCTGCGGGAGTACCAGCGCGAGGGACTGGGCTGGCTCCGGTTCCTGCGCGAGTTCGGCTTCGGCGGGTGCCTCGCGGACGACATGGGGCTCGGTAAGACGGTGCAGGTGCTCGCGCTCCTCGCCGGGAAGCGCTCCGGCCCCGCACTGGTAGTCGTTCCGCGATCGTTGGTGTTCAACTGGAAGCAGGAAGCCGCCCGCTTCGCCCCGAAGCTGAAGGTGCTGGACCACACCGGCACCGCGCGCGACCGGACCGGCGCGAACTTCAAAGACTTCGACCTCGTGCTGACCACCTACGGCACGCTCCGCAACGACGCGGCGACGTTCGCGGACGTTCAATTCGACACCTGTATTCTCGACGAATCGCAAGCGGCCAAGAACGCGGCGACCGAAACGGCGAAGGCCGTGCGCGTGGTGCGCGCCGACCACCGGCTGGCGCTGAGCGGCACGCCCGTCGAGAACCACCTGGGCGAACTGTGGACGCTGTTCGACTTCCTGAACCCCGGGATGCTCGGGCGCGCTGCGCTCACCAGCGGCGCGAGTTCGCTGCGCAACCCGGACGCCGAGACGCGGGAGTTTCTGGCCCGGGCACTGCGCCCGTACATCCTGCGCCGCACAAAAGACCAAGTGGCGAAGGATCTTCCCCAGAAAACCGAACAAACGGTGTACTGCGACCTCGAACCCGCTCAGCGCCAGCTCTACGACGAGCTCCGCGACCACTACCGCCAGTCGCTCCTGGCTCACGTTGATTCGGTCGGGCTGAAGCGCTCGCAGATTCAGGTGTTGGCCGCGTTGCTCCGGCTGCGCCAGGCCGCGTGCCATCCCGGACTCATTGACAAGAAGCGCACCGCGGAGGGAAGCGCGAAACTGGACGTCCTCCTGCCGCAACTTCAGGAACTCGCGGAGAGCGGGCGGAAGGCACTGGTGTTCTCGCAGTTCACCTCTTTGCTCGACATCGTGCGCAAGCGCCTCACTGCTGAGGGGATCAAGTTCGAGTACCTGGACGGCCGCACGCGGGACCGTGACAAGCGGGTCGCGCGGTTCCAGACGGACCCGGAGTGCCGCCTGTTCCTGGTGAGTTTGAAGGCCGGCGGCGTGGGGTTGAACCTGACCGCGGCGGAGTACGTGTTCCTCCTGGACCCGTGGTGGAACCCGGCGGTAGAAGCCCAGGCGATCGACCGGAGCCACCGGATCGGTCAGACGAAGCCGGTGTTCGCGTACCGGCTAATCGCACGCGGAACGGTGGAGGAGAAAGTGCTGGAACTCCAGCGCAGCAAGCGCGAACTGGCCGACGCGATCCTGGGCGGCGACGGCCGACTCGTCACCGACCTGAAGCGCGAAGACCTGGAACTGCTACTATCGTGA
- a CDS encoding COR domain-containing protein, producing MQSPVVKYILAEYSRKPSPILELPHGLSKNDFADLAHAAGVFSTVNELRLRSSDADWIFGGLTTFALRLKALSSLDLGGSDDISDIGLRAITNHLPALTTLRLTNCARVTDAGVMAIASNLPAITELDLQGCNQLTDAAFIATADKFPVLRQLYLWRCDQLTDAAFVAIASKRPALIQLFLGGCNRVTDVGITAITDGLRTLTHLDLGNCNQLTDAGVLAVADRLPALTHLALTYCNQLTDASISAIADSLPALTYLDLTDCNRVTNLGVTAVFDRLTALTHLYLWGCKRVTILPDSIGRLHKLEGLYLDGTRLTQLPIALRRLRRLRNLDVHNVPALKLPEELTLNAEKPWAILDYYFRTTTEGKRTLNEAKLILVGNEAVGKTSLVNFLVHKRPCKDTSKTVGVEIVEGVDVKSWDVDKDAAGDTPLKLNMWDFGGQQVLYETHQFFLTARSLYLIVLEARRENANEQEANLHTWLRSIRTRTVQSVPVIVVINKSEAPHDLRLDEARLLHEFPNIRGFIRTSCRDPKKHKEGGRGIGELRKAIVDVIRADLPHIRDQIPVSYFIIMEQLAKTARRSFILNTKDYRKKCAAQNVTETREQNDLLTLLDCIGMVVKYDDTTLLDPNWLTTAVYQVLTHQAVVESEGQFARSDLGKLLAELSAKDYPPERWPFIAEMMKRFGLSFELPGQPDHYLLPNQLPVNDPQPPWDEKDSLRFRYEYRHTPPRGLFPRLIVQAHRHLTSPRVAWLSGVQLEIQSCPVLVRMNRQERRANISVRGPKNKRRDALSVIREYFGSVHALNRFEPNTDFTSQVPVDVPGKPDAAFDFEELETYERNGVDTILYKGCDLKFSVKELLAGVGPEPMQHNRSANRVYNDNRVTNVNNSGTMTATAINDSDVLAGKVDVSIDPHWRHQTDQ from the coding sequence ATGCAATCGCCCGTAGTCAAATACATCCTCGCGGAATACAGTAGGAAACCGAGTCCAATTCTGGAACTGCCTCACGGGCTATCGAAAAACGATTTCGCGGACTTGGCACATGCTGCGGGGGTGTTCTCGACGGTTAACGAACTCCGCCTTCGTAGTAGCGACGCGGATTGGATCTTTGGCGGCCTGACAACATTCGCTCTTCGCCTCAAGGCACTATCTAGCCTGGACCTCGGTGGCTCTGACGACATTTCCGACATCGGCCTCCGGGCTATTACTAACCACCTTCCCGCCCTCACTACGCTCAGACTCACGAACTGTGCTCGCGTGACAGATGCGGGGGTAATGGCTATCGCCAGTAATCTTCCTGCGATTACGGAGCTTGATCTTCAAGGCTGTAACCAATTGACGGACGCAGCGTTCATAGCAACCGCTGATAAGTTCCCCGTGCTCAGACAGCTCTACCTCTGGCGCTGCGACCAGTTGACGGACGCAGCGTTCGTGGCCATCGCTAGTAAACGTCCCGCGCTCATACAACTATTTCTCGGAGGCTGCAACCGGGTGACGGACGTGGGGATAACGGCTATTACCGATGGCCTACGCACACTCACACACCTGGACCTTGGAAACTGTAACCAACTAACGGATGCCGGGGTCTTAGCTGTAGCTGATCGCCTGCCCGCGCTCACGCACCTTGCACTCACTTACTGCAATCAATTGACGGACGCGAGTATCTCGGCAATAGCCGACAGCCTACCCGCGCTCACGTACTTGGACCTTACTGATTGCAACCGGGTAACGAATCTGGGAGTCACAGCCGTTTTCGACAGGCTCACCGCTCTCACGCACCTCTACCTTTGGGGCTGCAAACGTGTAACAATCCTACCCGATAGTATCGGACGGCTGCACAAGCTGGAGGGCTTGTATCTTGATGGTACGCGCTTAACACAACTTCCGATCGCCTTGCGGCGACTTCGCCGACTACGCAACCTGGACGTGCATAACGTTCCAGCCTTGAAACTTCCCGAAGAATTGACCCTCAACGCCGAGAAACCGTGGGCAATTCTGGACTACTACTTCCGGACCACGACTGAGGGCAAGCGAACTCTGAACGAAGCCAAACTCATCCTTGTCGGGAACGAGGCTGTGGGCAAAACTTCGCTCGTCAACTTCCTGGTTCATAAGAGGCCCTGCAAGGACACGTCGAAAACCGTCGGCGTTGAAATCGTTGAAGGTGTAGACGTCAAGAGTTGGGATGTCGACAAGGACGCAGCCGGGGATACGCCCCTGAAGCTCAACATGTGGGATTTCGGCGGTCAGCAGGTGCTATACGAGACGCACCAGTTCTTCCTCACCGCGCGGTCCCTGTACCTCATCGTGCTCGAAGCGCGCCGCGAGAATGCCAACGAGCAGGAGGCCAATCTGCATACATGGCTCCGCTCCATCCGTACCCGCACGGTCCAGTCCGTTCCCGTAATCGTCGTCATCAACAAGAGCGAAGCCCCCCACGACCTGCGCCTCGATGAAGCGCGACTACTTCACGAGTTCCCCAACATTCGCGGCTTCATTCGCACTTCGTGCCGCGACCCCAAGAAGCACAAGGAGGGCGGTCGAGGGATCGGCGAACTACGCAAAGCCATTGTGGACGTCATCCGGGCTGACTTGCCGCACATCCGCGATCAGATCCCGGTGAGCTACTTCATCATCATGGAGCAACTCGCGAAAACTGCGCGCCGGTCGTTCATCCTGAACACGAAGGATTACCGCAAGAAGTGTGCGGCGCAAAATGTGACCGAAACCCGCGAGCAGAATGATCTTCTCACATTACTGGATTGCATTGGCATGGTAGTGAAATACGACGACACCACGCTACTCGATCCCAACTGGCTGACGACCGCCGTTTACCAAGTCCTGACGCACCAAGCCGTAGTTGAATCGGAGGGGCAGTTCGCGCGTAGCGATCTGGGGAAACTCCTCGCCGAGCTGTCAGCGAAAGACTATCCGCCCGAACGGTGGCCGTTCATCGCCGAAATGATGAAGCGTTTCGGGCTGAGTTTTGAACTACCCGGTCAGCCGGACCACTACCTGTTGCCGAACCAGTTGCCAGTGAACGACCCGCAACCACCGTGGGACGAAAAGGATTCTTTGCGGTTCCGCTACGAATACCGGCACACTCCACCGCGTGGACTCTTCCCACGGTTGATTGTCCAAGCACACCGGCACCTCACCAGCCCGCGCGTCGCTTGGCTTTCGGGAGTACAGCTTGAGATTCAAAGTTGTCCGGTGCTGGTGCGGATGAATCGCCAGGAACGACGGGCCAATATTTCTGTGCGCGGACCGAAGAACAAGCGTCGCGACGCGCTCTCGGTGATCCGCGAATACTTCGGCTCCGTTCACGCTCTGAATCGCTTCGAGCCGAACACCGACTTCACGTCTCAGGTGCCCGTAGACGTGCCCGGCAAACCCGACGCCGCGTTCGATTTCGAGGAGTTGGAGACCTACGAGCGAAATGGGGTCGACACGATCCTTTACAAAGGGTGCGACCTCAAATTCTCCGTGAAGGAACTGCTCGCCGGTGTTGGACCAGAGCCAATGCAACACAATCGGTCTGCCAACCGAGTCTACAATGACAATCGAGTGACCAATGTGAATAATTCCGGCACCATGACCGCCACTGCGATCAACGACTCGGATGTGCTCGCCGGCAAAGTCGATGTGAGCATCGACCCGCACTGGCGGCACCAGACGGACCAGTGA
- the infA gene encoding translation initiation factor IF-1: protein MQKAKEEAIEVEGRVKAALANTTFRVELDIGGEVIAHIGGKMRKHYIRIIPGDRVKVEISPYDLTKGRITFRIRG from the coding sequence ATGCAAAAAGCTAAGGAAGAAGCGATTGAAGTGGAGGGGCGGGTCAAGGCCGCTCTCGCGAATACCACCTTCCGGGTCGAACTCGACATCGGCGGTGAAGTGATCGCCCACATCGGCGGAAAGATGCGCAAGCACTACATCCGCATCATCCCGGGTGACCGGGTGAAAGTCGAAATCTCCCCCTACGACCTGACCAAGGGCCGAATCACGTTCCGTATCCGCGGCTGA
- a CDS encoding WD40 repeat domain-containing protein translates to MLLFEDHRHETPAVTHKSVVYAIAFSPDGSTLATGARDGSVFVRDASGHVSSLLERGPKVLPVHALGFQPNGAGLVVGGAFGWANYKQDGGAWQEFGGHSSLPVTSLAVLNDRTVAIGTGDRFKASGGTLEIWDTVSDRKLLPYFSEPNGVRAISASPKNKVVAWATGHRKVRVFDITTSRPVDFPQERDCPAIALSSDGSMLAVAGDWNAKIYDLKTKRERAVLKGHKGQVLSVAFSPDGSTVATGSFDFTVRLWDTATGKERANYKWDIGVVYCVTYAPDGFRLAAGGDLGRVVVWDTE, encoded by the coding sequence ATGCTGCTGTTCGAGGACCACCGGCACGAGACGCCCGCGGTGACTCACAAGTCCGTGGTGTACGCCATCGCGTTCAGTCCGGACGGCTCGACGCTCGCCACGGGCGCGCGGGACGGCTCGGTGTTCGTGCGGGACGCGAGCGGGCACGTCTCATCGCTCCTCGAGCGCGGCCCCAAAGTACTCCCGGTCCACGCACTCGGGTTCCAGCCGAACGGGGCCGGGCTGGTCGTGGGCGGCGCCTTCGGGTGGGCGAACTACAAACAGGACGGCGGGGCGTGGCAAGAGTTCGGCGGCCACTCGTCCCTGCCGGTCACCTCGCTCGCGGTCCTGAACGACCGCACCGTTGCAATCGGCACGGGTGACCGATTCAAAGCGAGCGGCGGCACCCTTGAAATATGGGACACCGTGAGTGACCGCAAGTTGCTCCCCTACTTCTCCGAGCCCAACGGCGTCCGCGCGATTTCCGCCAGCCCGAAGAACAAGGTCGTCGCCTGGGCGACGGGGCACCGCAAAGTTCGCGTTTTCGACATCACCACGTCCCGACCCGTCGACTTCCCGCAAGAGCGCGACTGCCCGGCCATTGCACTGAGTTCCGACGGGTCCATGCTCGCAGTCGCGGGCGACTGGAACGCGAAAATCTACGACCTCAAAACGAAGCGCGAACGGGCCGTGTTAAAGGGCCACAAGGGGCAAGTCTTATCGGTCGCGTTCAGCCCGGACGGTTCGACCGTGGCGACGGGAAGTTTCGACTTCACGGTGCGCTTGTGGGATACGGCGACGGGCAAAGAGCGGGCGAATTACAAGTGGGACATCGGCGTGGTGTACTGCGTGACCTACGCCCCGGACGGCTTCCGCTTGGCGGCGGGCGGCGATTTGGGGCGCGTGGTCGTGTGGGACACGGAGTAA
- a CDS encoding NUDIX hydrolase, producing the protein MPYTPILATLGYVFSPDGRRVLMIHRNARAEDAHFGKYNGLGGKLEPGEDVVAGLKREIREEAGIECDAVTLAGTISWPGFGKRGEDWFGFIFRIERFSGVPFTANAEGALEWVEVDHVSTLPLWDGDRYFLPLVFDPTAPQFHGVMPYRDGRPVSWSYSTVRAGV; encoded by the coding sequence ATGCCGTACACGCCCATTCTCGCGACCCTCGGTTACGTCTTCTCGCCGGACGGTCGGCGGGTGCTCATGATCCACCGCAACGCGCGCGCCGAAGACGCGCATTTCGGCAAATACAACGGCTTGGGCGGGAAGCTTGAACCCGGCGAAGACGTGGTCGCGGGCCTGAAGCGAGAGATCCGCGAAGAGGCCGGGATCGAATGTGACGCGGTCACGTTGGCCGGTACGATCTCCTGGCCCGGGTTCGGGAAGCGCGGGGAAGACTGGTTCGGGTTCATTTTCCGCATCGAGCGGTTTTCCGGCGTGCCGTTCACTGCGAACGCGGAGGGGGCGCTCGAGTGGGTCGAGGTCGATCACGTTTCGACACTTCCGTTGTGGGACGGCGACCGGTACTTTTTGCCACTCGTATTCGACCCCACCGCCCCTCAGTTCCACGGGGTCATGCCGTACCGCGACGGGAGGCCGGTGAGCTGGAGTTACAGCACGGTCCGCGCCGGTGTATAA
- a CDS encoding serine/threonine-protein kinase, whose translation MSTLPNIRSTTPGAFAFAVGAEPSPGYRLRCVRGRGGFAEVWEAEAPSGPPVALKFMPTSNTSTTARELRSVQSFQSLEHPYIVKTYDVWSVPGYLVVNMELAEATLLDLMQLYRDDLGQELEPATLCLYLWQVAEALDFLNARQHTRDGRKVGFQHGDVKPNNILLFGDTAKLTDHGLATATFGPSTPCSRQGTREYAAPEVFLGSITDWSDQYSLAITYYALRCGRFPFPPPVKNASRSALRPFADLSGVTEPERAPLLKALSPIPQDRFPNCCEFMAAILKALNLRVEFGDETSRMKVVTGAIRGGSSVFRRPAGPPISHSGTLRRPPFTNPGA comes from the coding sequence TTGTCGACCCTTCCCAACATCCGTTCGACCACGCCCGGAGCGTTCGCGTTCGCCGTCGGCGCGGAACCCTCTCCCGGCTACCGATTGCGGTGCGTGCGCGGGCGCGGGGGCTTCGCCGAAGTGTGGGAAGCCGAAGCGCCTTCCGGCCCGCCGGTCGCGCTCAAGTTCATGCCCACCTCGAACACGAGCACCACGGCCCGCGAGCTGCGGTCGGTGCAGTCGTTCCAGAGCCTCGAGCACCCCTACATCGTCAAGACCTACGACGTCTGGTCGGTGCCCGGGTACCTCGTCGTGAACATGGAACTGGCCGAGGCGACGCTCCTCGACCTGATGCAGCTCTACCGCGACGACTTGGGTCAGGAGCTCGAACCGGCCACGCTGTGCCTCTATTTGTGGCAGGTGGCCGAAGCACTCGACTTCCTGAACGCGCGCCAGCACACACGCGACGGGCGCAAGGTCGGGTTCCAGCACGGCGACGTGAAGCCCAATAACATTCTGCTGTTCGGCGACACCGCGAAGCTCACCGACCACGGGCTGGCGACCGCCACGTTCGGCCCGAGCACGCCCTGTTCGCGCCAGGGGACGCGCGAGTACGCGGCCCCGGAAGTGTTCCTCGGCTCCATCACCGACTGGTCGGACCAGTACAGCCTCGCCATCACGTACTACGCGCTCCGGTGCGGGCGGTTCCCGTTCCCGCCGCCCGTGAAGAACGCATCGCGGTCGGCACTGCGGCCGTTCGCGGACCTCAGCGGTGTCACGGAACCGGAACGCGCCCCGTTGCTGAAGGCACTGTCACCGATCCCGCAGGACCGGTTCCCGAATTGTTGCGAGTTCATGGCGGCGATTTTGAAGGCGCTCAACCTACGCGTCGAATTCGGCGATGAAACCAGTCGCATGAAGGTCGTGACCGGCGCGATCCGGGGCGGGTCGAGCGTGTTCCGCCGGCCCGCTGGTCCTCCGATCTCACACTCTGGCACGCTCCGCCGCCCGCCCTTCACGAATCCCGGTGCGTAA
- a CDS encoding ABC transporter permease subunit codes for MWPFGLFGSLAAWELRRIARRGLATRVRLVLLYALFVAFLAFATYWFHHLPTRDVFFGRPGVLSPAELARFADSFALTLLEVQLVAVVALTPALAASAVSEEKYRQTLPLLLTTLLTDREIVFGKAAARIVFVLSALFAGLPVLMITQLFGGVSVGFLAAAYAVTTGTVVLCAALGVSAACYAPDLRSAVLRAYARVAVFVCGAFVPPLVLASPFAVLVVLAHEPLTDPEFCAVGFGSPLLQVLVGWIFLARAVRALRLRDATAGPPPVTAYPEPPKPAEPPLLQPEDEVPPDLPPIDAADPVLWKERCVGWRPEWALPTLSTVLGTGAGAGALVLFAWGAWTFLARLGRTFDPSEIERLSQQPGGLETGGWLLTIAGVLAAGRYLLPLAVGLSGAIAGERFRGTLDVLLATTLDRRTVLRAKVQAHAERGTAFAAIAVAAVGMAFIADAGIRVGLAAAGLAALAIVLVIALGAWLTVRCPSDSRAFRLSLPITMLVVGWPVLAWNLLRGDVPVPPQMMFWGLLSAGGACGAASAVLWAHAAHVLARGE; via the coding sequence GTGTGGCCGTTCGGACTGTTCGGTTCACTCGCCGCCTGGGAACTGCGCCGGATCGCCCGGCGCGGGCTCGCCACGCGCGTCCGGCTCGTCCTGCTCTACGCGCTCTTCGTCGCGTTCCTCGCGTTCGCGACGTACTGGTTCCACCACCTCCCCACGCGCGACGTGTTCTTCGGCCGGCCCGGGGTGCTCTCGCCGGCCGAACTCGCGCGGTTCGCCGATTCCTTCGCGCTGACGCTACTCGAAGTGCAACTCGTGGCGGTCGTCGCCCTCACGCCCGCGCTCGCGGCGTCCGCGGTGTCCGAAGAGAAGTACCGGCAGACGCTCCCGCTGCTGCTCACCACGCTCCTGACGGACCGCGAGATCGTGTTCGGTAAGGCCGCGGCGCGGATCGTGTTCGTGCTCTCCGCGCTCTTCGCGGGGCTCCCGGTACTCATGATTACGCAGCTCTTCGGGGGCGTGAGCGTCGGCTTTCTCGCCGCGGCCTACGCGGTCACCACCGGCACCGTCGTGTTGTGTGCGGCGCTCGGGGTGAGCGCCGCGTGCTACGCGCCGGATTTGCGCTCGGCCGTGCTCCGCGCGTATGCCCGGGTCGCCGTCTTCGTGTGCGGCGCGTTCGTTCCGCCGCTCGTGCTCGCGAGCCCCTTCGCGGTACTGGTCGTACTCGCGCACGAGCCGCTGACCGATCCCGAGTTCTGCGCGGTGGGGTTCGGGTCCCCGCTCCTCCAAGTTCTCGTCGGCTGGATTTTTCTCGCGCGTGCGGTCCGCGCGCTGCGCCTGCGCGACGCGACCGCGGGTCCGCCGCCCGTGACCGCGTACCCCGAGCCGCCCAAGCCCGCCGAGCCGCCGCTGCTCCAACCGGAGGACGAGGTTCCGCCCGACCTCCCGCCGATTGATGCGGCGGACCCGGTGCTGTGGAAGGAGCGGTGCGTGGGCTGGCGCCCGGAGTGGGCGCTGCCGACGCTCTCGACGGTGCTCGGGACCGGTGCCGGTGCCGGCGCGCTCGTACTGTTCGCGTGGGGCGCGTGGACGTTCCTCGCGCGCCTGGGGCGGACCTTCGACCCGTCCGAGATCGAGCGCCTCTCTCAACAGCCGGGCGGGTTGGAGACCGGCGGGTGGTTGCTGACGATCGCGGGCGTGCTGGCCGCGGGGCGGTACCTGTTGCCGCTCGCCGTGGGGCTGAGCGGGGCGATCGCGGGCGAGCGGTTCCGCGGCACGCTCGACGTGCTGCTCGCGACCACGCTCGACCGGCGCACGGTGTTGCGCGCGAAGGTGCAGGCGCACGCCGAGCGCGGGACCGCGTTCGCGGCGATCGCGGTGGCCGCGGTGGGCATGGCGTTCATCGCGGACGCGGGCATTCGCGTGGGGCTGGCGGCCGCGGGGCTGGCCGCGCTCGCGATCGTGTTGGTAATCGCGCTGGGGGCGTGGCTCACGGTGCGCTGCCCCAGCGACTCGCGCGCGTTCCGGCTGTCGCTCCCGATCACGATGCTCGTCGTGGGGTGGCCGGTGCTCGCGTGGAACCTGTTGCGCGGGGACGTACCGGTTCCGCCGCAAATGATGTTTTGGGGCTTGTTGAGCGCCGGAGGTGCGTGCGGCGCTGCGAGCGCGGTACTGTGGGCGCACGCCGCTCACGTGCTGGCGCGCGGGGAGTGA